In the genome of Mycobacterium kansasii ATCC 12478, one region contains:
- a CDS encoding DEAD/DEAH box helicase, with protein sequence MLTPDNMPVAPPDTFVDLQIHPSVLRAIAGVGYESPTAIQAATIPALMAGSDVVGLAQTGTGKTAAFAIPILSKIDVTSTATQALILAPTRELALQVAEAFSRYGAYLPKLNVLPIYGGSSYAVQLAGLRRGAQIIVGTPGRVIDHLERGTLDLSRVDYLVLDEADEMLAMGFAEDVERILSDTPEYKQVALFSATMPPAIRKITTKYLHDPLEVTSKAKTATAENISQRYIQVAGPRKMDALTRVLEVEPFEAMIVFVRTKQATEEVAEKLRARGFSAAAINGDIPQQQRERTITALREGGPNGIDILVATDVAARGLDVERISHVLNYDIPHDTESYVHRIGRTGRAGRPGAALLFVSPRERHLLKAIEKATRQTMTEAELPTVEDVNAQRVAKFSDSITDALAKPGVALFRKLVEDYEREHDVPMADIAAALALQSRDGEAFLLAPEPPPERRSETKKPASDQHAEKRRNGPALSTYRISVGKRHKIGPGAIVGAIANEGGLHRSEFGHISIGPDFSLVELPAKLPRATLKKLESTRISGVLINLRRDGPVKASRYDRGKPRRKRIG encoded by the coding sequence ATGCTCACCCCGGACAACATGCCCGTCGCCCCTCCCGACACCTTCGTCGACCTGCAGATCCATCCCTCGGTCTTGCGGGCGATCGCTGGCGTCGGCTACGAGTCGCCGACGGCCATCCAGGCCGCGACCATCCCGGCGCTGATGGCAGGTTCCGACGTGGTGGGGCTGGCGCAGACCGGCACCGGCAAGACCGCCGCGTTCGCGATCCCGATCCTGTCCAAAATCGACGTCACCAGCACGGCGACCCAGGCGCTGATTCTGGCGCCCACCCGGGAGCTGGCGCTGCAGGTCGCCGAGGCGTTCAGCCGCTACGGGGCGTATCTGCCGAAGCTCAACGTGCTGCCGATCTACGGCGGGTCGTCGTATGCCGTGCAGCTGGCAGGGCTGAGGCGCGGCGCGCAGATCATCGTCGGTACGCCCGGTCGTGTCATCGACCACCTGGAGCGCGGGACCCTGGACCTGTCCCGGGTGGACTATCTGGTGCTCGACGAGGCCGACGAGATGCTGGCCATGGGTTTCGCCGAGGACGTCGAGCGCATCCTGTCCGACACCCCGGAATACAAACAGGTGGCCCTGTTTTCGGCGACCATGCCCCCGGCGATCCGCAAGATCACCACCAAGTACCTGCACGACCCCCTGGAAGTCACGTCCAAAGCGAAAACAGCTACCGCGGAGAACATTTCGCAGCGCTATATCCAGGTAGCCGGTCCGCGCAAGATGGACGCCCTCACCCGAGTCCTCGAGGTCGAGCCCTTCGAGGCGATGATCGTATTCGTCCGCACCAAGCAGGCGACCGAGGAGGTTGCCGAAAAGCTAAGGGCTCGAGGTTTTTCCGCGGCGGCCATCAACGGCGACATTCCGCAGCAGCAGCGGGAGCGGACCATCACTGCGCTGCGTGAGGGCGGCCCCAACGGCATCGACATCCTGGTCGCAACCGACGTGGCGGCCCGCGGACTCGACGTCGAACGCATATCGCATGTGCTCAATTACGACATCCCGCACGACACCGAGTCCTACGTGCACCGCATCGGACGCACCGGCCGGGCCGGTCGTCCCGGGGCCGCGCTGTTGTTCGTCTCCCCACGCGAACGCCACCTGCTCAAGGCGATCGAAAAGGCCACCCGGCAAACGATGACCGAGGCCGAGTTGCCCACGGTCGAGGACGTCAATGCCCAGCGGGTGGCTAAGTTCTCAGACTCGATCACCGACGCGCTCGCAAAACCTGGCGTCGCGCTGTTCCGCAAGCTGGTCGAGGACTACGAACGTGAGCATGATGTCCCGATGGCCGACATCGCCGCGGCGTTGGCGTTGCAGTCGCGAGACGGCGAGGCATTCCTGCTGGCACCCGAACCACCACCCGAGCGGCGCAGCGAGACCAAGAAACCCGCAAGCGACCAGCATGCCGAAAAGCGCAGAAACGGCCCGGCGCTGAGCACGTACCGGATCTCGGTCGGCAAGCGTCACAAGATCGGACCCGGAGCAATCGTCGGCGCGATTGCCAACGAAGGAGGGTTACACCGCAGCGAATTCGGCCACATCAGCATCGGGCCGGATTTCTCGTTGGTGGAGCTGCCGGCGAAGCTGCCACGCGCAACGCTCAAAAAGCTTGAAAGCACCCGGATTTCAGGCGTGCTGATCAACCTTCGGCGAGATGGGCCGGTGAAGGCAAGCCGCTACGACCGCGGCAAACCACGACGGAAACGCATCGGATGA
- a CDS encoding DUF4190 domain-containing protein, which translates to MTALLCGVFGSCLGLVPALGIAAFPFAVVGLACGVIAMIRASKGVRAGKAMAIAGTLLCVLALILATFWIVVIANSFKDRGDSRKAITGQSTEDILRNDLDVQFGQFVTDDNPDRSGKMIVTLRNKSNKSASFSVDVEALDASGNRIAGDTAFVEVLAPGQATRKDMFVFVASDKHDAMKKATFRVVEASKYAPMPPPVK; encoded by the coding sequence GTGACTGCTCTTTTGTGTGGCGTCTTCGGTTCTTGTCTAGGGCTGGTTCCCGCCCTCGGGATAGCGGCCTTTCCGTTCGCCGTGGTGGGCCTTGCGTGTGGCGTCATCGCGATGATTCGGGCGAGCAAAGGAGTCCGGGCAGGCAAAGCCATGGCCATTGCCGGCACGCTCCTGTGCGTGCTGGCACTGATCCTGGCGACCTTTTGGATTGTTGTCATCGCCAACTCCTTCAAGGACCGAGGCGACTCACGGAAGGCCATAACTGGCCAGAGCACGGAAGATATTCTGCGGAACGATCTCGACGTCCAGTTCGGTCAATTTGTCACCGATGACAATCCGGACAGGTCCGGCAAGATGATTGTCACGCTTCGCAACAAGAGCAATAAGAGCGCATCCTTCAGCGTCGACGTTGAAGCCTTGGACGCCAGCGGAAATCGCATCGCAGGCGACACCGCTTTCGTCGAGGTGCTTGCGCCGGGTCAAGCCACCCGGAAGGACATGTTCGTTTTCGTAGCCAGCGACAAGCACGATGCGATGAAGAAGGCGACCTTCAGGGTCGTCGAGGCGTCGAAGTACGCGCCGATGCCGCCACCGGTCAAGTAG
- a CDS encoding LppP/LprE family lipoprotein, whose protein sequence is MWSLPRRAAPLIGVSATALVAATLTGCGSGDSTVAKTPQATTPPVAASSASSPTTPSSAAALPPTSSAAPADPCAVNLASPAIVRVVSELPRDPRSQQPWNPEPLAGNYNECAQLSAVIVKANTNDTNPTTRAVMFHLGQFIKQGVPDTYGFTGVDESQSTGDTVALTYSGGITGLNSLVKFRWNGSGVEVLGNTPGG, encoded by the coding sequence GTGTGGTCGCTCCCCCGCCGTGCCGCGCCACTGATAGGCGTGTCTGCGACGGCATTGGTCGCCGCGACATTGACGGGCTGTGGTTCGGGGGATTCCACGGTCGCGAAGACGCCGCAGGCAACCACACCTCCGGTCGCTGCCTCCAGCGCGTCGAGCCCGACGACCCCGTCGTCGGCGGCGGCTCTCCCACCCACCAGTAGTGCGGCCCCGGCCGACCCGTGTGCGGTCAACCTCGCCTCGCCCGCAATCGTCCGGGTCGTGTCCGAGCTGCCTCGCGATCCCCGCAGTCAGCAGCCCTGGAATCCGGAACCGCTGGCCGGCAACTATAACGAGTGCGCGCAGCTGTCCGCGGTGATCGTCAAGGCCAACACAAACGACACCAATCCCACCACCCGCGCGGTGATGTTCCACCTTGGCCAATTCATCAAGCAGGGGGTCCCCGACACCTACGGGTTCACCGGTGTGGACGAGTCGCAGTCCACGGGAGACACGGTCGCGTTGACGTACTCCGGCGGGATCACCGGCTTGAACAGCCTGGTGAAATTCCGGTGGAACGGCAGCGGCGTCGAAGTCCTCGGCAACACACCAGGCGGGTAA
- a CDS encoding TM0106 family RecB-like putative nuclease: MFLSDDTLVYSASDLASAARCEYALLRDFDAKLGRGPAAPVADELLARAAVLGNEHERRRLDRLRDEFGDGVAVIGRPAYTLAGLTAAAAATRHAIANHARVVYQAALFDGRFVGFADFLIRDGERYRIADTKLARSPQVTALLQLAAYADALAGCGVPVAPEAELELGDGTVVRYRISDLIPVYRSQRAVLQRLLDNHYASGTAVCWDDPGVRACFRCPLCTEQLRATDDLLLVAGMRVTQREKLLDAGITTIDKLAEHTQPVPGLAPSVLGKLTAQAKLQVRQRNTGEPQYEIVDPQPLALLPEPDAGDLFFDFEGDPLWTADGHEWGLEYLFGVLEAGPAGAFQPLWAHDRAQERQALKDFLALVAKRRRRHPNMHIYHYAPYEKTALLRLAGRYGVGEDDIDELLRNGVLVDLYPLVRKSLRAGAESFSLKALEPLYMGARLRAGEVTTAADSITCYARYCDLRAEGCTDEAAAVLKEIEDYNHYDCRSTRELRDWLLMRAWEAGVTPIGVQPVADSGRVEDHDELAAALATFVGDDAATNRTPEQNVVALLSAARGYHRREDKPFWWGHFDRLNYPLDEWSDSTDVFVADETSVVAAWHTPARARKPQRRVRLTGGLARGDLKTSVFALYNPPAPPGISDDPDRRAAGHAEVVGVDDPGLPTEVVILERTGSDGNTFEQLPFALTPGPPVPTTVLRKSIEATASAVAGGLPRLPRTALVDVLLRHPPRTRLPRGTDIVADITVAVLGLDASYVAVHGPPGTGKTHTAARVIKRLVVEHSWRIGVVAQSHAAVENLLDCVIDADLDPGCVAKKKYDRTAPRWQQIDEKHYPAFIADHAGCVIGGTAWDFANEQRVPRGSLDLLVIDEAGQFSLANTIAVAPAATNMLLLGDPQQLPQVSQGTHPEPVDASALDWLVDGQRTLPDERGYFLDRSYRMHPAVCAAVSMLSYEGRLQSHAACTTARRVAGYQPGVHALSVAHQGNSIECPEEAEAILAEILALLGRSWSDERGTRPLAASDLLVLAPYNAQVGLLRQRLRSAGLDGIRVGTVDKFQGGQAPVVFISMTASSADDVPRGMSFLLNRNRLNVAISRAQYAAVVVRSEILTQYLPTTPAGLIDLGAFLALTSRPPP; this comes from the coding sequence GTGTTCCTCAGCGACGACACCCTGGTCTACAGCGCATCGGATCTCGCCTCCGCCGCGCGTTGCGAGTATGCGCTGCTCAGGGATTTCGACGCGAAGCTCGGCCGCGGCCCGGCAGCGCCGGTTGCGGACGAACTGCTCGCCAGAGCAGCCGTACTGGGGAACGAACACGAACGACGCCGCCTCGACCGACTGCGCGACGAGTTCGGCGACGGCGTCGCTGTCATCGGCCGTCCGGCATACACACTCGCCGGGCTGACGGCCGCCGCCGCGGCGACTCGGCACGCCATCGCCAACCATGCCCGGGTGGTGTATCAGGCTGCGCTGTTCGACGGCCGCTTCGTGGGGTTCGCCGACTTCCTGATCCGAGACGGTGAACGCTATCGGATCGCCGACACCAAGCTGGCGCGCTCACCTCAAGTCACCGCACTGCTGCAGCTGGCGGCCTACGCTGACGCACTAGCCGGCTGCGGGGTGCCGGTAGCGCCGGAGGCCGAGTTGGAGCTTGGCGACGGCACCGTCGTGCGGTACCGGATTAGCGACCTGATCCCCGTTTACCGGTCCCAGCGCGCGGTATTGCAGCGGCTGCTCGATAATCATTACGCCTCGGGCACCGCGGTGTGCTGGGACGATCCTGGCGTTCGCGCCTGTTTTCGCTGTCCGCTGTGTACCGAGCAACTGCGCGCAACCGACGACCTGCTGCTGGTGGCCGGTATGCGTGTCACCCAGCGGGAAAAGCTGCTAGACGCCGGCATCACCACAATCGACAAGCTGGCCGAACACACCCAACCGGTGCCGGGCCTGGCTCCAAGCGTCCTCGGCAAGTTGACCGCGCAAGCCAAACTACAAGTGCGGCAACGTAATACTGGTGAACCGCAATACGAGATCGTCGACCCGCAGCCGCTGGCGCTATTGCCGGAACCCGACGCCGGCGACCTGTTCTTCGACTTCGAAGGCGATCCGCTGTGGACCGCCGATGGCCACGAGTGGGGGCTGGAATACCTGTTCGGCGTATTGGAAGCCGGGCCGGCGGGAGCCTTCCAGCCGCTATGGGCGCACGACCGGGCACAGGAACGTCAGGCCCTCAAGGATTTTCTGGCGCTGGTTGCCAAACGTCGCCGTCGCCATCCCAACATGCACATCTACCATTACGCGCCCTACGAAAAAACGGCACTGCTGCGGCTTGCCGGGCGCTACGGCGTGGGTGAGGACGACATCGACGAGCTGTTGCGCAACGGTGTTCTCGTCGACCTCTACCCGTTGGTGCGCAAAAGTCTTCGCGCCGGCGCGGAGTCGTTCAGCCTCAAGGCGCTGGAGCCGCTCTATATGGGCGCCCGGTTGCGTGCCGGTGAGGTCACGACGGCAGCCGACTCGATCACCTGCTACGCGCGCTACTGCGACTTACGCGCCGAAGGCTGCACGGATGAGGCCGCGGCGGTGCTCAAGGAGATCGAAGACTACAACCACTACGACTGCCGCTCCACCCGCGAACTGCGCGATTGGTTACTGATGCGCGCTTGGGAAGCAGGGGTCACACCGATCGGGGTCCAGCCGGTTGCCGACAGCGGCAGGGTCGAAGATCACGATGAGTTGGCCGCAGCATTGGCGACCTTCGTCGGTGACGACGCAGCGACCAACCGCACACCGGAACAGAACGTTGTCGCGTTGCTGTCGGCGGCGCGCGGCTACCACCGCCGCGAGGATAAGCCGTTCTGGTGGGGGCACTTCGACCGGCTGAACTACCCGCTCGACGAATGGTCGGACAGCACAGACGTTTTCGTTGCCGACGAAACGTCGGTGGTTGCCGCCTGGCATACGCCTGCGCGAGCGCGTAAACCGCAACGGCGGGTGCGGCTGACCGGCGGGCTGGCGCGTGGCGACCTCAAGACGAGCGTGTTCGCCCTCTATAACCCGCCGGCTCCGCCCGGCATCAGCGACGACCCCGACCGTCGGGCCGCGGGCCACGCCGAGGTTGTCGGGGTCGACGACCCCGGTCTGCCGACCGAGGTGGTCATCCTGGAGCGAACCGGCAGTGACGGCAACACGTTTGAGCAACTGCCGTTCGCGCTGACTCCCGGGCCACCCGTACCGACAACGGTGCTGCGCAAGTCCATCGAGGCCACCGCATCCGCGGTCGCCGGCGGGCTGCCACGACTGCCCCGTACCGCGCTGGTCGACGTGCTGCTGCGGCATCCGCCGCGCACCCGGCTACCGCGCGGAACCGACATCGTCGCCGACATTACGGTGGCGGTGCTGGGACTGGACGCCTCATACGTCGCGGTACATGGACCGCCGGGGACAGGCAAGACGCACACCGCCGCACGGGTGATCAAGCGATTGGTCGTCGAGCATTCCTGGCGCATCGGCGTCGTCGCGCAATCACACGCCGCCGTGGAGAACCTGTTGGATTGTGTGATCGACGCCGACTTGGATCCCGGGTGCGTCGCCAAGAAAAAGTATGACCGCACTGCTCCGCGCTGGCAGCAGATCGACGAGAAGCACTACCCGGCATTCATCGCTGACCATGCGGGATGCGTGATCGGCGGCACCGCCTGGGATTTCGCCAACGAGCAACGCGTGCCCCGCGGCAGCCTGGATCTGCTGGTGATCGACGAGGCCGGCCAGTTCAGTCTGGCCAACACCATCGCGGTGGCGCCGGCGGCGACGAACATGTTGCTGCTCGGCGACCCGCAACAGCTTCCTCAGGTCAGTCAGGGCACTCATCCCGAACCAGTCGACGCCTCCGCGCTGGATTGGCTGGTCGACGGGCAGCGCACTCTGCCCGACGAGCGTGGCTATTTTCTGGACCGCTCATATCGAATGCATCCGGCGGTCTGCGCTGCCGTTTCGATGCTGTCGTACGAGGGCAGATTGCAGTCCCACGCCGCGTGCACCACCGCCCGCCGCGTTGCTGGCTACCAGCCCGGCGTGCATGCGCTTTCTGTTGCACACCAAGGTAATTCGATCGAATGCCCGGAAGAGGCCGAGGCGATACTGGCCGAGATCCTGGCGCTGCTCGGACGGTCGTGGAGCGACGAGCGCGGTACCCGGCCATTGGCGGCTTCCGACCTGCTGGTGCTGGCGCCGTACAACGCCCAAGTGGGGTTGCTGCGGCAGCGATTGAGGTCCGCCGGCCTGGACGGAATCCGAGTCGGCACCGTCGACAAGTTCCAGGGCGGGCAGGCACCAGTCGTCTTCATCTCGATGACAGCCTCCTCGGCAGACGACGTTCCCCGCGGAATGTCGTTCCTGCTCAACAGGAATCGGCTCAATGTGGCCATCAGCCGGGCACAGTACGCGGCGGTTGTCGTGCGCTCCGAGATACTGACCCAATATCTGCCGACCACACCCGCGGGATTGATCGACTTGGGGGCCTTCCTGGCATTGACCTCGAGGCCACCCCCATAG
- a CDS encoding MFS transporter, which produces MTTATSRMPAASYSGSPWNALWSMMIGFFMIMLDSTIVAIANPTIMAVLHVGYATVVWVTSAYLLGFAVVLLVAGRLGDRFGPKNLYLTGLAVFTAASMWCGLSGSAGALITARVVQGVGAGLLTPQTLSIITRTFPAARRGVAMSMWGATAGVASLVGPLAGGALVGGLGWEWIFFVNIPIGVLGLALAAWLVPVLPVRAQRFDLIGVALSGIGMFLLVFGLQEGPSAGWQPWIWAVLVAGLGFMSAFVYWQSLNRHAPLIPLEIFRDRDFSLCTVGVAITAFATTAMMLPLIFYAQSVCGLSPIRAALLIAPVAISSGVLAPFVGRIVDTSHPLPVVGFGFSALAIAMTWLSIEMEPDTPVWRLVLPFCAIGVGMAFVWSPLAATATRNLRPDQAGASSGVYNATRQIGAVLGSASMAAFMTSRISAEMPPPPDGAPGFGGEGGGLQLPEFVRAPFSAAMSQSMLLPAFIALFGIVAALFLVGGTGATASRRLLPQGDHGDDYQESDEDFDDDDYVEYILQPEPDRWHRSDGEIPWAYRQSCGEPVDVPSDVVRNGSHIDSSPQTSTPSLLGSGQSAYRAHYLDDPHGPAG; this is translated from the coding sequence ATGACCACGGCCACGAGCCGGATGCCCGCAGCCAGCTACTCGGGGAGCCCGTGGAACGCGCTGTGGTCGATGATGATCGGCTTTTTCATGATCATGCTCGATTCGACCATCGTCGCCATCGCCAACCCGACCATCATGGCGGTGCTGCACGTCGGCTATGCCACCGTGGTCTGGGTGACCAGCGCCTACCTGCTGGGGTTTGCGGTGGTATTGCTGGTGGCCGGCCGCCTCGGCGACCGGTTCGGGCCCAAGAACCTGTACCTGACAGGACTTGCGGTGTTCACCGCCGCATCGATGTGGTGCGGCCTGTCGGGCAGTGCCGGCGCGCTGATCACCGCTCGAGTTGTGCAGGGTGTGGGCGCCGGGCTGCTTACCCCGCAGACGTTGTCGATCATCACCCGGACCTTTCCGGCTGCCCGTCGCGGTGTCGCGATGAGCATGTGGGGAGCGACGGCGGGCGTCGCCAGCCTGGTCGGGCCGCTAGCCGGGGGGGCGCTGGTCGGCGGGCTGGGTTGGGAGTGGATCTTCTTCGTCAACATCCCGATCGGCGTGCTCGGGCTGGCGCTGGCGGCCTGGCTGGTCCCGGTCCTGCCGGTGCGGGCACAACGGTTCGACCTGATCGGGGTGGCGTTGTCCGGAATCGGCATGTTCTTGCTTGTTTTCGGGCTGCAGGAGGGTCCGTCCGCCGGGTGGCAACCGTGGATCTGGGCGGTGCTCGTCGCCGGCCTGGGATTCATGTCGGCGTTCGTCTACTGGCAATCGCTCAACCGACACGCGCCGCTGATCCCGCTGGAGATCTTCCGGGACCGCGACTTCAGCCTGTGCACCGTCGGGGTGGCCATCACCGCGTTCGCGACCACGGCGATGATGCTGCCGCTGATCTTCTATGCGCAGTCGGTGTGCGGGCTGTCGCCCATTCGCGCTGCTCTGCTGATTGCACCGGTGGCGATCAGCAGCGGCGTGCTGGCACCGTTCGTCGGCCGCATCGTCGACACGTCCCACCCACTGCCGGTGGTCGGGTTCGGCTTTTCGGCACTGGCGATCGCGATGACGTGGCTGTCGATCGAGATGGAACCGGATACCCCCGTCTGGCGGCTGGTGTTGCCTTTTTGCGCGATAGGCGTCGGGATGGCGTTCGTCTGGTCGCCGTTGGCCGCCACCGCCACCCGCAATCTGCGGCCCGACCAGGCCGGCGCGAGCTCCGGCGTCTACAACGCCACCCGGCAGATCGGGGCGGTGCTGGGCAGCGCCAGCATGGCGGCGTTCATGACGTCGCGGATCAGCGCCGAGATGCCGCCCCCACCTGACGGGGCGCCCGGATTCGGCGGCGAGGGTGGCGGCCTGCAGTTGCCCGAGTTCGTGCGCGCGCCGTTCTCGGCCGCCATGTCGCAGTCAATGCTGTTGCCCGCGTTCATCGCCTTGTTCGGAATCGTGGCCGCGCTGTTCCTGGTCGGCGGCACCGGTGCGACGGCCTCGCGCCGGCTGCTGCCGCAAGGGGACCACGGCGACGACTATCAGGAGTCGGACGAGGATTTCGATGACGACGATTACGTCGAGTACATCCTGCAGCCGGAACCCGATCGGTGGCACCGGTCGGATGGCGAAATCCCTTGGGCTTATAGGCAATCTTGCGGCGAACCGGTAGACGTCCCCAGCGACGTCGTGCGCAATGGCTCGCACATCGACTCGTCACCGCAGACATCGACGCCGTCGCTGCTCGGGTCAGGCCAGTCGGCATACCGCGCGCATTACCTCGACGATCCACACGGCCCCGCCGGCTAG